The Geobacillus stearothermophilus ATCC 12980 genome contains a region encoding:
- a CDS encoding sporulation protein Cse60 — protein sequence MYKVKVFDKEHEKDLEAAVNDFLARLKDGQLIDVKYSVAAMESEGEQIYCFSAMVIYRT from the coding sequence ATGTACAAAGTGAAAGTGTTTGATAAAGAGCATGAAAAAGATTTGGAAGCGGCGGTCAATGATTTTTTAGCCCGATTGAAAGACGGACAGTTGATCGATGTCAAGTACAGCGTGGCGGCGATGGAATCGGAAGGCGAGCAAATCTACTGTTTTTCCGCCATGGTCATTTACCGGACTTGA
- the thpR gene encoding RNA 2',3'-cyclic phosphodiesterase: MKRSHYFIAVPLTSEAKQAIARFSGDASSSLPFRTWVHEEDYHITLAFLGDVPPGKMAPLCEAMAAVAAKSAPFSLALAGLGTFGERTAPRIFWQGVKEEAALNELRRDVYEACLSLGFSLDRRPFAPHITIARKWQGEAPFQPEALRSLPAASTVFSVPEIVLYRTNMEKTPKYETIAAFPLLGAPDGRSG, from the coding sequence GTGAAACGAAGCCATTATTTTATCGCTGTTCCGCTGACGTCTGAAGCGAAACAAGCCATTGCCCGATTTTCGGGGGATGCGTCGTCATCGCTGCCGTTTCGCACATGGGTGCATGAAGAGGATTATCATATCACCCTCGCGTTTTTAGGCGATGTGCCGCCGGGGAAAATGGCGCCGCTGTGCGAAGCGATGGCCGCCGTCGCCGCCAAAAGCGCCCCGTTTTCCCTTGCGCTTGCCGGACTGGGGACGTTCGGGGAGCGGACGGCGCCGCGCATTTTTTGGCAAGGGGTGAAAGAGGAGGCTGCGTTGAACGAGCTGCGACGCGATGTGTATGAAGCGTGCCTTTCGCTCGGCTTTTCCCTCGACCGGCGGCCGTTTGCCCCGCATATTACGATCGCCCGCAAATGGCAGGGCGAGGCGCCGTTTCAGCCGGAGGCGCTCCGTTCGCTTCCAGCCGCTTCGACGGTGTTTTCGGTGCCGGAAATCGTGCTGTACCGGACGAATATGGAGAAAACGCCGAAATACGAGACGATCGCCGCGTTCCCGTTGCTTGGCGCGCCGGACGGCCGGAGCGGGTGA
- a CDS encoding pseudouridine synthase → MELRIDKLLAHMGYGTRKEVKKLLKSGAVKVDGAPVRDAKTKVRPDEQIVTVWGETVEYKPFIYLMMNKPSGVVSATEDAVEETVVDLLEEEDRAFSPFPVGRLDKDTEGLLLLTNDGQLAHQLLSPKKHVPKTYFAVVDGEVTEADVAAFQRGVVLDDGYETKPAKLVVLKSGLRSDVEVTITEGKFHQVKRMFQAVGKRVVYLKRIQMGPLPLDPDLAVGEYRELTDEEVDMLKQYRPETDEKKGT, encoded by the coding sequence GTGGAGCTGCGCATTGACAAGCTGCTCGCCCATATGGGGTATGGGACGAGGAAGGAAGTGAAAAAGCTGCTCAAGTCCGGAGCGGTGAAAGTGGACGGCGCGCCGGTTCGTGATGCGAAAACGAAAGTGCGGCCGGATGAGCAAATCGTGACCGTTTGGGGAGAAACGGTCGAGTACAAGCCATTCATTTACTTGATGATGAATAAACCTTCGGGGGTCGTTTCCGCGACGGAAGATGCCGTGGAAGAGACGGTCGTCGATTTGCTTGAAGAAGAAGACCGGGCATTTTCCCCGTTTCCGGTCGGGCGGCTTGACAAAGATACGGAAGGGCTGCTGCTCTTGACGAATGACGGCCAGCTCGCCCATCAGCTGTTGTCGCCGAAAAAACACGTGCCGAAAACGTATTTTGCCGTCGTGGACGGGGAAGTGACGGAAGCGGATGTCGCGGCGTTTCAGCGCGGCGTCGTCCTTGATGACGGCTATGAAACAAAGCCGGCCAAGCTCGTTGTGTTGAAATCCGGCCTTCGTTCCGATGTCGAGGTGACGATCACCGAAGGGAAGTTCCATCAAGTGAAGCGGATGTTTCAAGCGGTCGGCAAGCGGGTCGTCTATTTAAAACGAATTCAAATGGGGCCGCTGCCGCTTGACCCGGATTTGGCGGTCGGTGAGTATCGGGAATTGACGGACGAAGAGGTGGACATGTTGAAGCAATACCGGCCAGAGACGGACGAAAAAAAAGGAACCTGA
- a CDS encoding putative polysaccharide biosynthesis protein, with protein sequence MSTSKLLRGTFILTAGVMISRLLGLFYVIPFYHLVGERGGALYGYGYVPYQIFLSLATGGLPVAVSKFVSKYNALGEYGVGYRLFRSGLVLMIASGIASWLILYALAPILAPHVIDAKTNVNSVDDVTAVIRAVSFALLIVPVMSLIRGFFQGHESMGPTALSQVVEQIARIAFLLGACYVILRLMDGSIVSAVSAATFAAFVGAAAGLLVLLVYWWKRRPYLQSLLARDRGEADVSLLAMYKELLLSSIPFVFVGLSMSLYQLVDQFTFNHAMAAAGRGSIAEHAYSVFNMWAQKLVVIPVTLATSFSLALIPTITKAYVAQDWKALRQYLNQTFQVLMFLTLPAVIGMAVLAGPVYSSFYSYDPLGEQVLRWYAPAAILYALFSVTAAIMQGINEQRFTVVSLTAGLLVKLLLNTPLIMKWSAVGAIVATMAGYFVSVAFNLWVIQRRTRYRYRFVARRTAFMAILTAAMSAAVMGVEALASRWIDYRAGTAESVGAVSIGAAVGAAVYLFLSIRSGLFSALFGDRFAFWRRKEKKAVS encoded by the coding sequence ATGTCAACATCGAAACTGCTGCGCGGCACGTTTATTTTAACGGCTGGCGTGATGATTTCTCGCCTTCTTGGTTTATTTTACGTCATCCCGTTTTACCATCTTGTCGGCGAGCGCGGCGGGGCGCTGTACGGATACGGCTATGTGCCGTACCAAATTTTTTTGAGCTTGGCGACCGGCGGGCTGCCGGTGGCGGTGTCAAAGTTTGTGTCGAAATACAACGCGCTTGGGGAATACGGCGTCGGTTATCGGCTCTTTCGCTCCGGCCTTGTCTTGATGATCGCAAGCGGCATCGCCTCATGGCTCATTTTGTACGCCCTGGCGCCCATCTTGGCGCCGCACGTCATCGATGCGAAAACGAACGTCAACTCGGTCGACGACGTCACGGCCGTCATCCGCGCGGTCAGCTTTGCGCTCCTCATCGTGCCGGTGATGAGCTTGATCCGCGGATTTTTCCAAGGACATGAGTCGATGGGCCCGACGGCGCTGTCGCAAGTCGTCGAACAAATCGCGCGCATCGCGTTTTTGCTTGGGGCGTGCTACGTCATTTTGCGCCTGATGGACGGCTCGATCGTCTCCGCTGTGAGCGCGGCGACGTTTGCCGCGTTTGTCGGGGCGGCGGCGGGGCTTTTGGTGTTGCTTGTCTATTGGTGGAAGCGGCGTCCGTATTTGCAGTCGCTGCTTGCGCGTGACCGCGGCGAAGCGGACGTGTCGCTTTTGGCGATGTATAAAGAGCTGCTTCTTTCTTCGATTCCGTTTGTTTTTGTCGGCTTGTCGATGTCGCTGTACCAGCTCGTCGATCAGTTTACGTTCAATCACGCGATGGCGGCGGCGGGCCGCGGGAGCATCGCGGAGCACGCGTATTCCGTGTTCAACATGTGGGCGCAAAAGCTCGTCGTCATCCCCGTGACGCTCGCGACCTCGTTCAGCTTGGCGCTCATCCCGACGATTACGAAAGCGTATGTCGCGCAAGATTGGAAAGCGCTGCGGCAATATTTGAACCAGACGTTTCAAGTGCTCATGTTTTTAACGCTCCCGGCGGTGATTGGCATGGCGGTGCTGGCAGGGCCGGTGTACAGCTCGTTTTACAGCTATGATCCGCTTGGTGAACAAGTGTTGCGCTGGTATGCGCCGGCGGCGATTTTGTACGCTTTGTTTTCTGTGACGGCGGCGATCATGCAAGGCATCAATGAGCAGCGGTTTACGGTCGTCAGTTTGACAGCCGGCTTGCTTGTGAAGCTTTTGCTCAACACGCCGCTCATTATGAAATGGTCGGCCGTCGGGGCCATTGTGGCCACGATGGCGGGCTATTTCGTCTCGGTGGCGTTCAACTTATGGGTCATTCAGCGCCGCACGCGCTACCGCTATCGGTTTGTCGCCCGCCGGACGGCGTTTATGGCCATCCTGACGGCGGCGATGTCAGCGGCGGTTATGGGGGTCGAGGCGCTGGCGTCCCGATGGATCGATTACCGCGCCGGCACCGCTGAATCGGTGGGCGCTGTTTCCATCGGCGCAGCGGTCGGGGCGGCCGTCTACTTGTTTCTCAGCATCCGCTCCGGGTTGTTTTCGGCGCTGTTTGGCGACCGGTTTGCGTTTTGGCGCCGGAAAGAGAAAAAGGCGGTATCGTAG
- a CDS encoding M4 family metallopeptidase — protein sequence MNKRAMLGAIGLAFGLLAAPIGASAKGESIVWNEQWKTPSFVSGSLLNGGEQALEELVYQYVDRENGTFRLGGRARDRLALIGKQTDELGHTVMRFEQRHHGIPVYGTMLAAHVKDGELIALSGSLIPNLDGQPRLKKAKTVTVQQAEAIAEQDVTETVTKERPTTENGERTRLVIYPTDGTARLAYEVNVRFLTPVPGNWVYIIDATDGAILNKFNQIDTAKPGGGQPVAGASTVGVGRGVLGDQKYINTTYSSYYGYYYLQDNTRGSGIFTYDGRNRTVLPGSLWTDGDNQFSASYDAAAVDAHYYAGVVYDYYKNVHGRLSYDGSNAAIRSTVHYGRGYNNAFWNGSQMVYGDGDGQTFLPFSGGIDVVGHELTHAVTDYTAGLVYQNESGAINEAMSDIFGTLVEFYANRNPDWEIGEDIYTPGVAGDALRSMSDPAKYGDPDHYSKRYTGTQDNGGVHTNSGIINKAAYLLSQGGVHYGVSVTGIGRDKMGKIFYRALVYYLTPTSNFSQLRAACVQAAADLYGSTSQEVNSVKQAFNAVGVY from the coding sequence ATGAACAAACGGGCGATGCTCGGGGCGATCGGGCTGGCGTTCGGCCTGCTGGCGGCGCCGATCGGCGCTTCGGCGAAGGGGGAATCGATCGTCTGGAACGAACAATGGAAGACGCCGTCATTCGTGTCCGGTTCGTTGCTAAACGGAGGGGAACAAGCGCTGGAAGAGCTCGTTTATCAATACGTCGATCGGGAAAACGGCACATTCCGCCTCGGCGGACGCGCCCGCGACCGTTTGGCGCTGATCGGCAAACAGACTGACGAACTTGGCCATACCGTGATGCGGTTTGAACAGCGGCATCACGGTATACCGGTTTACGGCACCATGCTGGCTGCCCATGTGAAAGATGGCGAGCTGATCGCGCTGTCGGGGTCTTTAATTCCCAATTTAGACGGCCAGCCGCGGTTGAAAAAGGCGAAAACGGTCACCGTCCAACAGGCGGAAGCTATTGCCGAGCAAGACGTAACGGAGACAGTGACGAAGGAGCGGCCGACAACCGAAAACGGCGAGCGGACGCGGCTCGTCATTTACCCGACTGATGGCACGGCCCGCCTCGCTTATGAAGTGAACGTCCGCTTTTTAACCCCGGTTCCCGGCAACTGGGTGTATATCATTGATGCAACCGATGGGGCCATTTTGAATAAGTTCAACCAAATCGACACCGCCAAGCCCGGCGGCGGGCAGCCGGTCGCCGGCGCGTCGACGGTCGGCGTGGGCCGGGGTGTGTTGGGGGATCAGAAATATATCAATACGACGTATTCCTCGTATTACGGCTACTACTATTTGCAAGACAATACGCGCGGCAGCGGCATTTTTACGTATGACGGACGAAACCGCACCGTTTTGCCCGGCAGCTTGTGGACCGATGGCGACAACCAATTTTCCGCCAGCTATGACGCGGCGGCCGTGGACGCCCATTATTACGCCGGCGTCGTGTATGATTACTACAAAAATGTGCACGGCCGGCTGAGCTATGACGGCAGCAACGCCGCCATCCGTTCGACCGTCCATTATGGCCGCGGCTACAACAACGCGTTTTGGAACGGTTCGCAAATGGTGTACGGCGATGGCGACGGACAGACGTTTTTGCCGTTTTCCGGCGGCATTGACGTCGTGGGGCATGAGTTGACCCATGCGGTGACGGATTATACGGCCGGGCTTGTTTACCAAAACGAATCTGGCGCCATCAATGAAGCGATGTCCGATATTTTCGGCACGCTCGTGGAGTTCTACGCCAACCGCAACCCGGACTGGGAGATTGGCGAAGACATTTACACGCCTGGGGTCGCCGGCGATGCGCTCCGCTCGATGTCCGACCCGGCGAAATACGGCGATCCGGATCATTATTCCAAACGGTACACCGGCACGCAAGACAACGGCGGCGTCCATACAAACAGCGGCATCATCAATAAAGCGGCGTACTTGCTCAGCCAAGGCGGCGTCCATTATGGCGTGAGCGTCACCGGCATCGGCCGCGACAAAATGGGGAAAATTTTCTACCGGGCGCTTGTCTACTATTTGACGCCGACGTCGAACTTCAGCCAGCTGCGTGCCGCCTGCGTGCAAGCGGCCGCTGATTTGTACGGGTCGACAAGCCAAGAAGTCAACTCGGTGAAACAGGCGTTCAATGCGGTTGGAGTGTATTAA
- a CDS encoding NAD(P)/FAD-dependent oxidoreductase, whose protein sequence is MGYDVIIIGGGPSGLMAAIGAGEEGAKVLLLEKGTKLGRKLAISGGGRCNVTNRLPVDEMVRHIPGNGRFLYSAFSVFNNEDIIRFFERLGVPLKEEDHGRMFPKSDSAQSVVDALVRELSRLGVDVRLESPVADVLYEQGKTVGVTLKSGETIHARAVVVAVGGKSVPQTGSTGDGYPWAEKAGHTVTELFPTEVPIVSHEPFIRERTLQGLSLRDVALSVLKPNGKPIITHRMDMLFTHFGISGPAALRCSQFVVKALKKAADGAVKMSIDALPDVTQEELFQQFAKLCKEEPKKAMKTIAKTVLPERYAVFLLERAGIDPHASAGTVGHEALRAFVRQCKQFTFYVHGTLPLEKAFVTGGGVSVKEIEPKTMASKCMAGLYFCGEILDIHGYTGGYNITAALVTGRLAGVNAARYALAEKNGASGSAGQTATN, encoded by the coding sequence ATGGGATACGACGTCATCATCATCGGCGGCGGTCCGTCCGGGCTCATGGCGGCCATCGGCGCCGGCGAAGAAGGGGCGAAGGTGCTCTTGTTGGAAAAAGGAACGAAGCTCGGGCGCAAGCTCGCCATCTCCGGCGGCGGACGCTGCAACGTGACGAATCGGCTGCCGGTGGATGAAATGGTCCGCCATATTCCCGGCAACGGCCGCTTTTTATACAGCGCCTTTTCCGTATTTAACAATGAAGACATCATCCGCTTTTTTGAGCGGCTCGGCGTGCCGCTCAAGGAGGAAGACCACGGCCGCATGTTTCCCAAAAGCGACAGCGCCCAGTCGGTCGTCGACGCGCTTGTTCGCGAATTGTCGCGCCTTGGCGTCGATGTTCGACTTGAATCGCCAGTGGCGGACGTGTTGTATGAACAAGGAAAAACAGTCGGTGTCACGCTGAAAAGCGGGGAGACGATCCACGCCCGTGCGGTTGTCGTCGCCGTCGGCGGCAAATCGGTGCCGCAAACCGGCTCAACAGGCGACGGCTATCCGTGGGCGGAAAAAGCGGGTCACACGGTGACCGAACTGTTTCCAACCGAAGTTCCGATCGTCTCGCATGAGCCGTTCATCCGAGAGCGGACGCTGCAAGGCTTGTCGCTGCGCGACGTCGCGTTAAGCGTCTTAAAGCCGAATGGCAAACCGATCATCACCCACCGGATGGATATGCTGTTTACGCACTTCGGCATTTCCGGCCCAGCTGCTCTCCGCTGCAGCCAGTTTGTCGTTAAGGCGTTGAAAAAAGCGGCGGACGGCGCGGTCAAAATGAGTATCGACGCGCTTCCGGACGTGACGCAGGAAGAGCTGTTTCAACAGTTCGCCAAGCTGTGCAAAGAGGAGCCGAAAAAGGCGATGAAAACGATCGCCAAAACGGTGCTTCCCGAGCGGTACGCCGTCTTTTTGCTCGAGCGGGCCGGCATCGACCCGCACGCCTCTGCCGGCACGGTCGGCCATGAGGCGCTGCGGGCGTTTGTCCGACAGTGCAAACAATTTACCTTTTACGTCCACGGCACGCTGCCGCTTGAGAAAGCATTCGTCACCGGCGGCGGCGTGTCGGTCAAAGAAATTGAGCCGAAAACAATGGCCTCCAAATGCATGGCCGGCCTTTACTTTTGTGGGGAAATTTTGGACATTCACGGCTACACGGGCGGCTACAACATCACCGCCGCCCTTGTCACCGGGCGGCTCGCCGGCGTGAACGCCGCCCGCTATGCATTGGCGGAAAAAAACGGGGCGAGCGGCTCCGCGGGGCAGACAGCAACGAATTGA
- the pepV gene encoding dipeptidase PepV has product MALNIDWMNEAKKRKDDLVRDVQALVRIPSVRDDGGAKPGAPFGPKVAEALDYMLTRGQEEGFRIKNVDGYAGHIEMGEGEKLIGVLGHLDVVPAGDGWSVDPFAAEVKDGRLYGRGAIDDKGPTVAAFYALKIVKELGLPLRKRVRLILGGDEESDWRCVAHYFQREEMPDVGFAPDADFPIIHAEKGIIDADLSYRPPESAEAEGLALASFQAGRRYNMVPDAAEAVVEGAGRTEELLGLYEQFCRERGVKGSMRQSEGAVVFQLEGVSAHGAEPERGKNAGVYLAQFLASLPLDGRSRPFVQFVTSAFFGDASGRRLGLAYRDEQSGELTVNVGVLSYDRRHGGTIGLNIRYPVTADGDAIRRTLAGAAAEHGFALSRFSDTKPHYIDPSHELVRTLQRVYEEQTGEPARLLAIGGGTYARALTAGVAFGALFPGRPDVAHQKDEYIEIDDLVKATAIYAQAIYELAK; this is encoded by the coding sequence ATGGCGTTGAACATCGACTGGATGAACGAAGCGAAGAAACGAAAAGACGATCTTGTCCGCGACGTGCAAGCGCTTGTCCGCATTCCGAGCGTCCGCGATGACGGCGGGGCGAAACCGGGGGCGCCGTTTGGCCCGAAGGTGGCGGAGGCGCTCGATTACATGTTAACTCGCGGTCAAGAAGAAGGATTTCGCATTAAAAACGTCGACGGCTATGCCGGTCATATCGAAATGGGAGAAGGGGAGAAGCTCATCGGCGTGCTCGGCCATCTGGACGTCGTGCCGGCAGGGGACGGCTGGTCCGTTGATCCGTTTGCTGCTGAGGTCAAGGATGGCCGCCTTTACGGGCGCGGGGCGATCGATGACAAAGGGCCGACCGTCGCGGCGTTTTACGCCTTGAAAATCGTCAAAGAACTCGGCTTGCCGCTCCGCAAGCGGGTGCGGCTTATCCTCGGCGGCGACGAGGAAAGCGATTGGCGTTGCGTCGCTCATTATTTTCAGCGGGAAGAAATGCCGGATGTCGGGTTTGCGCCGGATGCTGATTTTCCGATCATTCATGCCGAAAAAGGAATCATTGACGCCGATTTGTCGTACCGACCGCCTGAATCGGCGGAGGCGGAAGGGCTCGCGCTTGCCTCATTCCAAGCCGGGCGCCGCTACAATATGGTGCCGGATGCGGCCGAAGCGGTGGTGGAAGGAGCGGGACGGACGGAGGAGCTGCTTGGCCTCTATGAACAGTTTTGCCGAGAGCGCGGCGTAAAGGGGAGCATGAGGCAAAGCGAAGGGGCCGTCGTCTTTCAATTGGAAGGGGTGTCCGCTCATGGCGCCGAGCCGGAGCGCGGCAAAAACGCCGGCGTCTATTTGGCGCAGTTTTTGGCGTCGCTTCCGCTCGATGGCCGAAGCCGGCCGTTCGTTCAGTTTGTGACCTCCGCCTTTTTCGGCGATGCCAGCGGCCGGCGGCTCGGCCTTGCGTATCGGGACGAACAAAGCGGCGAATTGACCGTCAACGTCGGGGTGCTGTCGTATGACCGGCGGCATGGCGGAACGATTGGGCTGAACATCCGCTATCCGGTGACGGCCGACGGCGACGCGATCCGCCGGACGCTCGCCGGCGCTGCGGCTGAACATGGATTCGCGCTCAGCCGTTTCAGCGATACGAAGCCTCATTATATCGATCCGAGCCACGAGCTTGTCCGCACGCTTCAGCGCGTCTACGAAGAGCAGACGGGCGAGCCGGCCCGGCTTTTGGCCATCGGCGGCGGCACATACGCCCGCGCCTTGACCGCCGGGGTGGCGTTTGGCGCGTTGTTTCCAGGCCGTCCGGATGTCGCCCACCAGAAAGATGAGTATATCGAAATCGACGATTTGGTGAAAGCGACCGCCATTTACGCGCAGGCGATCTACGAGCTGGCGAAATAA
- a CDS encoding DeoR family transcriptional regulator: MKPSTHRMLTRIKSVYMYISEKGTVTTQELVDEFGTTPRTIQRDLNVLMYNDLVLSPSKGKWTTTNKKVRISS; the protein is encoded by the coding sequence TTGAAACCTTCAACACATCGGATGCTTACCCGCATCAAATCCGTGTATATGTACATTAGCGAAAAAGGAACGGTTACGACCCAAGAGCTTGTTGATGAGTTCGGCACCACCCCACGAACGATCCAGCGCGACTTAAACGTGCTTATGTACAACGATCTCGTTCTCAGCCCAAGCAAGGGCAAATGGACGACCACAAACAAAAAAGTGCGCATCTCTTCGTAA